Proteins encoded together in one Lathyrus oleraceus cultivar Zhongwan6 chromosome 5, CAAS_Psat_ZW6_1.0, whole genome shotgun sequence window:
- the LOC127080506 gene encoding cytokinin hydroxylase, whose protein sequence is MEFVALSSQVLYVFTSIILVICLCLLTTLTYFWWILPKHKHVNLKKCGFDGPTPSFPFGNIKEMKRNSSFSSSLDITHNIHSIISPYYYSWQKSYGKVFIYWLGTEPFLYIADPEFLKIMSSKVLAKKWGKPSVFRKDREPMFGNGLVMAEGTTWVHHRHVIAPTFTPLNLKTMASMMVDATKKMIKRWNSQINSGHLEIDIEREIVATAGDIIAKASFGMGDEKGKLVFEQLRTLQMTLFKTKGYVGVPFEKFFNFKKTFEAKNIGKNVDKLMLSIIEDRMNSYDKKQHEQDLLGHLLKENHEIDGKLNKALTKKELVDECKTFFFGGYETTSLSITWTLLLLALHQDWQNQLRDEIKQVIGNIEKLDINLLADLKKMKCVMNEALRLYPPSPNVQRQTMEDIQLDNLKVPRGTNIWIDVVAMHHDVTIWGNDANKFKPERFMNDANGESNHKMGYLPFGFGGRSCVGRNLTFMEYKIVLTLLLSKFKFKVSPSYHHSPTIMLSLRPKHGLPLIVQPL, encoded by the exons ATGGAGTTTGTAGCATTATCATCACAAGTTCTTTATGTATTCACTTCAATTATATTAGTTATATGTCTTTGCTTGCTCACAACACTAACATATTTTTGGTGGATTTTACCTAAACACAAACATGTAAACCTTAAGAAATGTGGATTTGATGGGCCAACCCCAAGTTTTCCATTTGGAAACATCAAAGAAATGAAAAGGAATTCTTCCTTTTCTTCTTCACTTGATATCACTCATAACATTCACTCTATCATTTCTCCTTATTACTATTCTTGGCAAAAATCTTATG GGAAAGTTTTCATTTATTGGTTGGGGACAGAGCCATTTTTATATATTGCAGATCCTGAATTCTTGAAGATAATGTCTTCAAAGGTTTTGGCTAAGAAATGGGGAAAACCAAGTGTTTTTAGAAAAGACAGAGAACCAATGTTTGGAAATGGTTTGGTGATGGCTGAAGGGACCACATGGGTACATCATCGACATGTTATAGCCCCAACATTTACTCCACTTAATCTTAAG ACAATGGCAAGCATGATGGTTGATGCCACCAAGAAAATGATCAAAAGATGGAATTCCCAAATTAACTCCGGCCACCTTGAAATCGACATTGAAAGAGAGATTGTCGCAACTGCCGGAGACATTATAGCAAAAGCAAGCTTTGGAATGGGAGATGAAAAAGGAAAATTAGTCTTTGAACAGCTAAGAACTTTGCAAATGACCCTTTTTAAGACCAAAGGATATGTGGGGGTTCCATTTGAAAAATTCTTTAATTTCAAGAAAACATTTGAAGCCAAGAATATTGGTAAAAATGTTGACAAGCTCATGTTATCCATCATAGAAGATAGGATGAATTCATATGATAAGAAACAACATGAACAAGATTTGTTGGGTCATTTGTTGAAAGAAAATCATGAGATTGATGGAAAATTGAACAAGGCATTAACAAAAAAGGAATTGGTTGATGAGTGCAAGACATTTTTCTTTGGTGGCTATGAGACAACATCACTTTCAATCACATGGACTTTGCTACTTCTAGCTTTGCATCAAGATTGGCAAAACCAATTGAGAGATGAAATTAAACAAGTGATTGGTAATATTGAAAAACTTGACATCAACTTACTTGCGGATTTAAAGAAG ATGAAATGCGTGATGAATGAAGCACTTAGACTTTACCCACCGTCTCCAAATGTGCAAAGACAAACTATGGAGGATATTCAATTAGACAATTTAAAGGTGCCTAGAGGGACCAATATTTGGATTGATGTTGTAGCAATGCACCATGATGTTACAATATGGGGGAATGATGCCAACAAGTTCAAACCGGAGAGGTTTATGAATGATGCAAATGGAGAATCCAACCACAAAATGGGGTATTTGCCTTTTGGCTTTGGAGGAAGATCATGTGTTGGTAGGAACTTGACTTTCATGGAGTATAAGATAGTGTTAACACTACTTCTTTCTAAGTTTAAGTTTAAAGTCTCCCCTAGTTATCACCATTCTCCTACTATCATGTTGTCTCTTAGACCCAAACATGGACTTCCTCTCATAGTTCAACCATTGTAG